The Cytobacillus oceanisediminis genomic interval TTGTAAAGCCTAATACCAGCGAACTGAGTGCTTCCGGAATCAAGAATTTAATAATTATCTGGCCCGGTGTTGCACCCATTGCTTCTGCAGCTTCTATGACTCCCGGATCTACCTCAAGCAATGAGTTTTCTATTAATCTTGCAATATAGGGCCCGGCATAAAATACCAGCGGCACTACGGCTGCAGCCGTACCAATCGATGTTCCGACAATAAGCCTGGTAATTGGGATAATGGCTACCATTAAAATGATGAAGGGAACAGATCTGAAAATATTAATAATGCTGTTTATGATGTTAAAAACAACGAGGTTTTCCAGCAGATGCCCTTTCCTTGTCACGACAAGCAATATGCCAAGCGGCAGTCCGATAACAGCTGAAAACAGCAATGAGAATGCCACCATTTGGACCGTTTCGATTAAGGCTTCTATGATTTTTTCCTGATTAACTAGCACGTGATGTCACTTCCTTTATTGAAACTTTTTCCTGGCTGATGTACTGAATAGCACGTCTGATTTCACTGTCCGGACCCTGGAATTCAACAATCAGGTTGCCAAAAGGTGTTCCCTGAAGTTCAGTAATATTTCCAAACAGGACGTTGAAGTCGATATTAAACTTTTTGGCAACCTGCGAGAGCAGCGGCTGTCCGGCAGAACTTCCAACAAAGTTGATTCTAAATACCTTTTGAAGCCCTTGCTGTCTTTCGATCACTTCTTTAATGGAGTCAGGTATTTGATCATTCATGACAGTGCTGACAAAGTTTTTCGCTGTTTGTGTATTTGGTGAGGAAAAGACATTAAAGACGGTTCCTTCTTCGATAATTTTTCCTGCCTCTATGACAGCGACACGATCACAGATCTCTCTGATTACAGACATTTCATGTGTAATGATCAGAATAGTAATGTTGTATTCTTTATTTATTTTTTTCAGCAGTTGCAGGATAGAGCTGGTTGTCTGCGGATCCAGAGCTGAAGTCGCTTCATCACATAATAGAATGGAAGGCTGGGTCGCCAGCGCCCTGGCAATTCCGATCCGCTGCTTTTGACCGCCTGACAGCTGATCGGGATAGCTGTTCGCCTTGTCTGCAAGCCCCACGAATTCTAATAGTTCTTGGACACGCTTTTTTATTTCATCCTTAGGGACCTTAGCCAGTGTGAGCGGCATCGCCACATTGGCAAACACTGTTTTCGAGTTTAAAAGGTTAAAATGCTGAAAGACCATCCCGATGTTTCTTTTCACTTCGCGAATTTCTCTTACAGATAAAGCCGTCAGATCATGTCCGCTGACAATGACCTTTCCTGAAGTCGGCTTCTCCAGCCAATTGACACAACGGATCAAAGAACTCTTTCCCGCACCGCTGAAGCCGATCACACCGAAAATCTCACCCTTATTAATCTTTAAGTCTATTCCATTTAAAGCAGCTACCTGCTGTCCTCCGCTTTCATAGACTTTCTTTAAATTCTGAAACTCTATCATTCAGCATCTCTCCTTTTCTAAAGTTATATCTTATTATTCCTATGCAAAAACTAAGAATTATATCCTGAAATTTACCCCTTCCATCAGAAGAGGTTTTTTGAAGTCCTCTCCTTATCTTTCAGGCTTTCGCCTGCTGGATTTGGCACAGTGCAGTCTGCCTGCTGCCGAAGCTTCATTGGGCCAGGTCCCTCTGCTTCTCTCGATAAGAATTATTCATATGTTTATGAATAGAATCCCGCTGTATTTTCCGGGTAAAACAAAAACCCTCTTCTAAAGAAAGAAGAGGGCAGCATTTATCAATGGTCCTCTCCTTATCTTTCAAGCAATGCTTGCTGGATTTGGCACGGTACACGCTGTCCGCTGCCGAGGTGTCATAGGGCCAGTCCCTCAACCTCTCTTGATAAGAAGATTTTTATTATTCGGTTGTTAATATGCTTATTACTTTACCACCATAAAGAAAAGGATGTCAATCATTATTTTTCAAATATTTTCACTTGGCCCATTTTCATAAATTTCTGTTACTTTAATAGAGCTATCTTTACGGTGAATAATCATCACACCTGCCAGAGCGATCATACCACCCGCAATGGATAACATAGCCGGCACCTCTCCCAGCCAAATCCACGCAATAACAAACGCTATTGCTGGTGTCAGGTAAAGAGAGCTTGTCGCTTCAGAAGCCCCTCCTACGGACGCAAGAAAAGCGAGGGCAATATATGGAATTACCGTTGGAAAAATCCCCAAATAGAGGACACTTAAAGTGGATTCGGCCGACGCATGAAAAATCTCATTACCAAGCCCAGGAAGATAAATCAGCATAAAACTAGTCCCTGCCCATACCGTATATGATGTAAATGACAAAAATCCGTATTTATTTAAATATTTAGTCTGAAACACGAAATAGATGCTTTCTGAAATGGAAGCAAGCAGGACGAATAAAATACCGGTTTGAATTTCAAGCCCGCCTCCTATACCAAGCGAAATAAGTGCGGCACCCGCAAAACTGACTGCGGAACCAGTCCACCTTACCCTTCCAAACCTTTCCCTTAAAAATAGAGCAGCCAAAGCAGCCGAAAAGATCGGAGTCATTGATACAATCAAGCTTGCCGGCCCGGCGCTTACTGTTTTTTCCCCAATGTTGAGTGCTGTATGATAAACCGTAAAACCAAGGAATCCAAGTATAAAAATAGCAGGAAGATCTTTTATATCCGGAAGACGCATCCTTGTCAGCAGTGCTAAGACACCAAGTGCAGCGGAACCTACTAAAAGTCTAAAAAGGGCAAGGTGCTCAGGGGAGTACGATTCAAGTCCAGCCCGAATTCCCGGGAATGCGGATGCCCAGAGAATGATGATAGAACTATGTGCCCCGATAATCATTAGTTTTTTATGAGCCAATTTCATCCCCCTTATCAACATTTCCAGCCATTATCTGTGCTGCTTTTCATGATAGTCAATAACTGATACAATGTCCTCAACCAATTAGGAAAGAATTTTACCAGCCAATTTTCATGA includes:
- a CDS encoding methionine ABC transporter permease, translated to MVAFSLLFSAVIGLPLGILLVVTRKGHLLENLVVFNIINSIINIFRSVPFIILMVAIIPITRLIVGTSIGTAAAVVPLVFYAGPYIARLIENSLLEVDPGVIEAAEAMGATPGQIIIKFLIPEALSSLVLGFTIATIGLVGASAMAGAVGGGGLGDLAITYGYQRFDTTVMLITVAILVVMVQGLQSFGNILSKKIRRR
- a CDS encoding methionine ABC transporter ATP-binding protein, encoding MIEFQNLKKVYESGGQQVAALNGIDLKINKGEIFGVIGFSGAGKSSLIRCVNWLEKPTSGKVIVSGHDLTALSVREIREVKRNIGMVFQHFNLLNSKTVFANVAMPLTLAKVPKDEIKKRVQELLEFVGLADKANSYPDQLSGGQKQRIGIARALATQPSILLCDEATSALDPQTTSSILQLLKKINKEYNITILIITHEMSVIREICDRVAVIEAGKIIEEGTVFNVFSSPNTQTAKNFVSTVMNDQIPDSIKEVIERQQGLQKVFRINFVGSSAGQPLLSQVAKKFNIDFNVLFGNITELQGTPFGNLIVEFQGPDSEIRRAIQYISQEKVSIKEVTSRAS
- a CDS encoding DMT family transporter encodes the protein MAHKKLMIIGAHSSIIILWASAFPGIRAGLESYSPEHLALFRLLVGSAALGVLALLTRMRLPDIKDLPAIFILGFLGFTVYHTALNIGEKTVSAGPASLIVSMTPIFSAALAALFLRERFGRVRWTGSAVSFAGAALISLGIGGGLEIQTGILFVLLASISESIYFVFQTKYLNKYGFLSFTSYTVWAGTSFMLIYLPGLGNEIFHASAESTLSVLYLGIFPTVIPYIALAFLASVGGASEATSSLYLTPAIAFVIAWIWLGEVPAMLSIAGGMIALAGVMIIHRKDSSIKVTEIYENGPSENI